The proteins below come from a single Williamwhitmania taraxaci genomic window:
- a CDS encoding trimeric intracellular cation channel family protein: MTIITILDLLGTFVFAISGSLVARNREFDIFGALVVAFATALGGGTIRDLLIGVAPVGWMLDAKYLVAVIAGVGVAAFFSTILLKLRKTLFLFDTIGIGIFTLIGIQKALAQGLSPGVALMMGIVSAVFGGVVRDILCNEVPLIFRKEIYATACLAGGTIYLVGIHLGVNNTVAMVACMLLIIGIRLISVMKKIALPKI; this comes from the coding sequence ATGACAATAATTACGATACTAGATCTTCTTGGAACCTTTGTATTTGCTATTAGCGGAAGTTTAGTAGCACGAAATCGGGAATTTGATATTTTTGGTGCTCTCGTTGTAGCCTTTGCCACTGCCCTTGGGGGTGGAACTATTAGGGACTTGCTCATTGGTGTAGCCCCAGTTGGATGGATGCTCGATGCTAAATACCTTGTGGCTGTGATCGCCGGAGTGGGCGTGGCAGCATTCTTTTCTACCATACTTTTAAAGCTTCGCAAGACACTTTTCCTTTTCGACACCATTGGTATAGGGATATTTACCCTTATCGGAATCCAGAAAGCGCTCGCTCAGGGCCTCTCACCAGGAGTAGCCCTTATGATGGGAATTGTTTCGGCTGTTTTTGGCGGTGTTGTGCGCGACATCCTTTGCAATGAAGTTCCGCTAATATTCCGTAAGGAGATCTACGCCACTGCGTGTCTTGCAGGAGGAACAATCTACTTAGTCGGGATACACTTAGGTGTCAACAACACCGTTGCAATGGTGGCTTGCATGTTACTAATTATAGGTATCCGATTAATCTCGGTCATGAAAAAGATAGCCCTACCAAAAATATAA
- a CDS encoding RNA recognition motif domain-containing protein, which yields MNIFVANLSFRVENDDLNKLFEEYGEVASAKVITDKFSGRSRGFGFVEMNDETQATKAIEELNGVELDGKVIAVSVARAREDRPQGERRPFSGGGDRGGDRGGERRFGNSGGGSSYGDRKPKRY from the coding sequence ATGAACATTTTTGTTGCAAATTTGAGTTTCAGAGTTGAGAACGACGACCTGAATAAATTATTCGAAGAGTATGGCGAGGTAGCTTCCGCCAAGGTAATCACCGATAAGTTTTCTGGCAGAAGCAGAGGCTTTGGTTTTGTTGAAATGAACGACGAAACTCAAGCTACAAAGGCTATCGAGGAACTTAATGGTGTTGAACTAGATGGCAAGGTAATTGCTGTTTCAGTTGCAAGAGCAAGAGAAGACAGACCACAAGGCGAAAGAAGACCATTCTCGGGTGGTGGCGATCGTGGTGGTGACCGTGGTGGCGAAAGAAGATTCGGCAACAGCGGTGGCGGTAGCTCATACGGCGACAGAAAACCTAAAAGATACTAG
- a CDS encoding DUF6051 family protein: MNYLQLFTQLNSLSIEKNTSSTLPDSKITVEWRQFTSSKESMTIPCSTKEPLCHSLGRFADSLVEENQEFSYPIFLPAKGKTYKRAILLLHGLNEHSWQKYWTWAHFLCQKNDVPVILFPISFHMNRAPEIWTNPRTVFSQMKETEHQQHELSDFTTYLNYALSMRLIDDPLRFFTSGQQSALDIIKLATQLKEGEIANFEKETTTDFFAYSIGAFLSQILMIANPNHLFERSRFFLFCGGALFCDMHGVSKHILNSDAFESIREFYINEVPEEIKKETPLGKFLRSNALGEAFFSMISSDKNNQMRYDAFEKVSKRLYIVSLTKDCVIPPSGIKAAMCMEQHIGKIRYEELDFPYSYTHEIPFPHDAKPEWHPAINRAFEEVFSKAAAFLL, from the coding sequence ATGAACTACTTGCAACTATTTACCCAACTGAACTCCCTCTCCATTGAGAAAAACACCTCTTCGACCTTGCCCGATTCTAAAATCACTGTAGAATGGAGACAATTCACCTCCTCGAAGGAATCAATGACGATTCCTTGCAGCACAAAAGAACCGTTGTGTCACTCATTAGGTCGTTTTGCAGATAGTTTAGTGGAAGAAAATCAAGAGTTCTCATATCCTATATTCCTCCCGGCAAAGGGGAAAACCTATAAACGTGCCATCCTACTTCTGCATGGCCTCAACGAGCACTCCTGGCAGAAGTATTGGACTTGGGCTCACTTCCTCTGCCAAAAGAATGATGTTCCGGTCATCCTCTTCCCTATCTCGTTTCACATGAATAGAGCTCCAGAAATCTGGACAAACCCACGTACAGTATTCTCACAAATGAAGGAGACCGAGCACCAGCAACATGAGCTTAGCGATTTCACAACCTACCTAAACTATGCTCTTAGCATGAGGCTAATCGACGATCCGCTACGGTTTTTTACTTCGGGACAGCAAAGTGCTCTTGACATCATAAAACTAGCCACCCAACTAAAAGAGGGTGAAATTGCCAACTTCGAGAAGGAAACCACAACGGATTTTTTCGCTTACTCCATAGGTGCTTTCCTGTCGCAAATACTAATGATTGCCAATCCGAATCACCTATTTGAGCGAAGTAGGTTCTTTCTGTTTTGTGGTGGTGCCCTCTTTTGCGACATGCATGGCGTTTCTAAACATATCCTAAACAGCGATGCCTTCGAAAGTATCCGAGAGTTCTACATAAACGAAGTTCCCGAAGAAATAAAGAAAGAGACTCCTCTAGGAAAGTTTCTTCGGAGCAATGCCTTAGGAGAGGCTTTCTTCTCAATGATTTCAAGCGACAAAAACAACCAAATGCGCTACGATGCCTTCGAAAAGGTTAGCAAGAGGCTGTATATTGTATCCCTTACAAAAGATTGTGTGATTCCGCCCAGTGGCATAAAAGCAGCCATGTGCATGGAGCAGCACATAGGAAAGATAAGGTATGAGGAACTAGATTTCCCCTATAGTTACACGCACGAAATACCATTTCCCCACGATGCAAAGCCGGAATGGCATCCAGCCATCAACCGTGCCTTTGAAGAGGTATTCAGCAAGGCTGCTGCCTTTTTGCTATAA
- a CDS encoding LytR/AlgR family response regulator transcription factor: MVDFQKPIPNYLNEKRNITRLIVFTAAFALLFINFYAPFGVELKYNVTRLGLLFYSSLIILTGVLVVVVSRVVMFHWSKRNPISHIQYILWAFAEVFFMGLFYTIYEKVFLNDERLIEDVFKVSVQNTAMVLLIPYSVLWLYFSWKDKKNLLDHLTSKKTVFDTVKSMIPFYDERGELRLSVKLENLIFIESSDNYVTICYLNKDKVSRYLLRNSLKHMEELFCNSSVIRCHRSYMVNFDKVKVMRKEKEGLILELDLPVSLDLPVSKTYIESVMKTFSKFC, translated from the coding sequence ATGGTTGATTTTCAGAAGCCAATACCAAATTACCTTAACGAGAAGCGAAATATTACGCGATTAATTGTATTCACGGCGGCCTTCGCACTTCTTTTCATTAATTTCTATGCACCTTTTGGGGTTGAACTCAAATATAACGTTACTCGTTTGGGGTTGCTCTTTTACTCCAGCCTTATTATACTTACGGGTGTATTGGTAGTTGTGGTTAGCAGGGTGGTGATGTTCCATTGGTCCAAGCGTAATCCGATAAGCCACATTCAGTATATTCTTTGGGCTTTTGCTGAGGTGTTCTTTATGGGACTTTTTTATACAATTTACGAGAAGGTTTTCTTGAATGATGAGCGCTTAATTGAGGATGTTTTTAAGGTTTCTGTGCAAAATACCGCCATGGTTCTACTCATTCCATATTCTGTTCTGTGGCTTTACTTCTCATGGAAGGATAAAAAAAACTTGCTCGATCATTTGACAAGCAAAAAAACTGTCTTCGATACAGTTAAAAGCATGATACCTTTTTACGATGAGAGGGGAGAGTTACGTCTTTCCGTTAAGTTGGAAAACCTCATATTTATTGAGTCTTCTGATAATTATGTTACTATTTGCTACCTCAATAAGGATAAAGTATCGCGCTACCTACTTCGCAACTCACTCAAGCATATGGAGGAGTTGTTCTGTAATTCTTCGGTGATCCGTTGTCACCGATCGTATATGGTAAACTTCGATAAGGTAAAGGTAATGCGAAAGGAGAAGGAGGGGCTTATCCTTGAACTCGACCTGCCGGTTTCGCTCGATCTCCCAGTTTCGAAAACCTACATTGAATCGGTAATGAAAACCTTCTCTAAATTTTGCTAG
- a CDS encoding S41 family peptidase, with protein MSRCFVSRGLLLLSFIFIINSAKGQVASLSKPEKTFEEAWFFVYNNYAFLKEKGINWDKSYSRFRIKVTAKTTDDSLFSFLSQMLTPLNDGHVTLRGNNERKFSANRPSRLVEEFHTPDLRKKVWTMVDSSLAEAGFGPLQYLGREYNGKPLFTYTTNGKIGYMRFTRCFWTMWNMNSFVVNSYLNTIMSTFEGMESVIVDVRFNIGGEDRFSFNVAGRFTDKRILALVKQTRIEGMPAFTYPEERYIKPKGRKPFCGKVVVLTNDRTASAADVFALAMRQLPNVTIVGEPSEGIFSDMYSTRLPNGWHISLSNQRYFSPHMISYEGVGVPVDIVAKNSVVDLESNSDPVLKKALEVLQK; from the coding sequence ATGAGTCGTTGTTTTGTATCCAGAGGTCTACTTCTTTTATCATTTATTTTCATCATCAACAGTGCTAAAGGACAGGTCGCATCCTTGAGCAAGCCTGAAAAAACTTTTGAAGAGGCTTGGTTCTTTGTGTATAATAACTACGCCTTCTTGAAGGAAAAGGGAATAAACTGGGATAAGAGCTACAGCCGTTTTCGCATTAAAGTAACTGCGAAGACCACAGACGATTCACTTTTCTCCTTTCTTTCGCAAATGCTAACTCCATTAAATGATGGACATGTGACATTGCGGGGAAATAACGAACGGAAGTTTTCGGCAAATCGTCCTTCGAGATTGGTGGAAGAATTCCACACCCCTGACTTACGTAAAAAGGTGTGGACAATGGTAGATTCGTCGCTTGCAGAGGCTGGCTTTGGTCCACTTCAGTATTTGGGGAGAGAGTACAATGGGAAGCCGTTGTTTACCTATACTACTAATGGAAAAATAGGTTATATGCGTTTTACTCGCTGTTTTTGGACCATGTGGAATATGAATAGTTTTGTAGTAAACAGTTACCTCAACACAATAATGTCGACCTTTGAGGGGATGGAGAGTGTCATAGTTGATGTCCGTTTCAATATAGGTGGTGAGGACAGATTTTCCTTTAATGTAGCTGGTCGATTTACCGATAAACGCATACTTGCGCTCGTTAAGCAAACCCGTATCGAGGGGATGCCGGCGTTTACCTATCCTGAAGAGCGGTATATTAAGCCAAAGGGGCGCAAACCTTTTTGCGGAAAAGTGGTGGTATTAACCAACGATAGAACTGCCAGTGCTGCTGATGTGTTTGCGCTAGCCATGCGCCAACTTCCTAATGTTACTATTGTGGGTGAACCAAGTGAGGGGATTTTCTCGGATATGTATTCTACACGGTTGCCCAATGGCTGGCATATTTCCCTTAGTAACCAGCGTTACTTTTCACCACACATGATTTCCTACGAAGGCGTTGGCGTTCCTGTTGATATAGTGGCAAAAAATTCAGTTGTTGATTTGGAGAGCAATTCTGATCCGGTATTAAAAAAAGCCTTAGAAGTTTTGCAGAAATAA